From Echinicola soli, a single genomic window includes:
- a CDS encoding SusE domain-containing protein — MKRLARYILGALPLILAASCSEDLDPVINSDPTAPVLTSPAAGSSLVLTAEEAATELVFAYEKTDYGFSAAATYIAQMDLQGNEFAAPLEIATSTLSELSVTYAAFNQKLLAKGLVPGEESAIELRIKSTINSSVADEFSEVIDMQVTPYEVALEYPRLYLPGDYQGWDPANENTIIYSVKSDNVYEGFIHVLGGSGEFKVNEGPNWDVNYGDDGGDGTLEENGENIIADGVGTFKLTVDLAAKTYTLGAPLYWGIIGDATPGGWDASTPMEFDADENILTVTVDLGTGVMKFRANDAWDYNYGDEDLDGVLEPGGADIPVEEAGNYIITLDFKVPGEVSYALVKN; from the coding sequence ATGAAAAGATTAGCTAGATATATTTTAGGAGCACTGCCGCTTATTTTGGCTGCGTCCTGTTCGGAAGATTTGGATCCTGTGATCAATAGTGATCCCACGGCGCCGGTTTTGACGAGTCCGGCAGCCGGTTCTTCGCTCGTGTTGACTGCCGAAGAAGCCGCAACAGAGTTGGTGTTTGCTTATGAAAAGACGGATTATGGTTTTTCTGCAGCAGCCACTTACATTGCGCAGATGGACCTGCAAGGAAATGAATTTGCAGCTCCTTTGGAGATTGCCACATCCACATTGTCTGAGTTGTCGGTCACGTATGCGGCGTTTAATCAGAAACTATTGGCAAAAGGACTGGTCCCCGGTGAAGAGTCTGCCATAGAACTTCGCATAAAATCAACTATTAACAGTTCCGTAGCAGATGAGTTTTCGGAGGTGATCGATATGCAAGTGACTCCTTACGAGGTAGCGTTGGAATACCCAAGGCTTTACCTTCCGGGAGATTACCAAGGCTGGGATCCGGCCAATGAAAATACGATCATTTATTCGGTGAAGTCCGATAATGTGTATGAGGGTTTTATCCATGTTTTAGGAGGTTCTGGAGAATTCAAAGTCAATGAAGGTCCTAATTGGGATGTGAACTATGGTGATGATGGAGGAGACGGTACATTGGAGGAAAATGGTGAAAACATCATAGCTGATGGAGTAGGTACATTTAAGCTGACAGTGGATCTGGCAGCGAAAACCTATACACTAGGGGCTCCTCTGTATTGGGGGATTATTGGCGACGCGACACCTGGTGGCTGGGATGCCTCTACCCCAATGGAGTTTGATGCAGATGAAAATATTCTTACGGTCACGGTTGACTTGGGCACGGGAGTGATGAAATTCCGTGCAAACGATGCCTGGGATTACAATTATGGAGATGAAGATCTGGATGGTGTCCTGGAGCCAGGGGGTGCTGACATTCCCGTGGAGGAAGCGGGGAATTATATCATAACCCTTGATTTTAAGGTCCC
- a CDS encoding RagB/SusD family nutrient uptake outer membrane protein: protein MKLNWIYKMTMMLGLLSAVSCTDLDLEPYNEVTSIQVYEDFDNYKAVLAKLYAGLAVSGQQGPSGKPDISGLDEGASTYIRAYWKLQELPTDEAIIAWNDQGLPQLNTSEWTSENNFIAAMYYRIFYQISLANEFIRETSDEKMASRGISEADLETGRIYRAEARFLRALSYFHALDMYGNVPFVTETDAVGAFFPEQTNRADLFAYIESELMEILPTLIAARQNEYARADKAAAWMLLSKLYLNAEVYIGEDHFDEALTYLNEIINSGYSLEGNYNHLFLADNHLCRDELIFSVAFDGVNTTTYGGTTFLVNAAVGGTMDREEFGIPGGWQGLRTRPEIVALYPVTDGSTDARALFHTDEQNLDIEDIAIFQDGYAVKKYKNVTRDGQRGSSPGTDIVDTDFPMFRLGDVYLMYAEAVLRGGSGGSQAQALAYVNMLRERAYGDASGNITAGELTLDFILDERARELKWEAHRRTDLIRFDRFTGNDYTWQWKGGIFEGKSVESYRRLYPLPVADLTANPKLKQNDGY from the coding sequence ATGAAATTAAATTGGATATATAAAATGACCATGATGCTGGGACTCTTGAGTGCGGTGTCATGTACAGACTTGGATTTAGAGCCTTATAATGAGGTGACCTCCATTCAGGTCTATGAGGACTTTGATAACTACAAGGCGGTCTTGGCAAAATTGTATGCAGGCCTCGCTGTCAGTGGGCAACAGGGCCCCTCCGGTAAACCTGATATCAGCGGCTTGGACGAAGGTGCATCGACCTACATTAGGGCGTATTGGAAGCTTCAGGAATTGCCGACAGATGAAGCAATCATCGCTTGGAACGACCAAGGGTTACCTCAGCTGAATACTAGTGAATGGACCTCAGAAAATAACTTTATCGCTGCCATGTACTACCGGATTTTCTACCAGATATCCTTGGCCAATGAGTTTATTAGAGAGACAAGTGATGAAAAAATGGCGTCCAGGGGTATCTCAGAAGCTGATCTGGAAACAGGTAGGATTTACCGGGCAGAGGCCAGGTTTTTACGTGCCCTGAGCTATTTCCATGCGTTGGACATGTATGGCAACGTACCTTTTGTGACGGAGACAGATGCAGTGGGGGCTTTTTTTCCAGAGCAAACCAACAGGGCTGATCTGTTCGCATATATCGAAAGTGAACTGATGGAGATTTTGCCAACTTTGATAGCTGCCAGACAGAATGAGTATGCCCGTGCAGACAAAGCCGCTGCCTGGATGTTGCTTTCCAAACTGTACCTGAATGCAGAGGTGTATATTGGTGAAGACCATTTTGATGAAGCCTTGACTTATTTAAACGAAATCATCAATAGTGGTTATTCCCTTGAGGGAAATTATAATCATTTGTTTTTGGCAGATAATCACCTGTGCCGGGATGAGCTGATCTTTTCGGTAGCTTTTGATGGGGTGAATACTACCACGTATGGCGGAACCACCTTCTTGGTAAATGCCGCTGTCGGCGGGACGATGGACAGGGAGGAATTTGGTATCCCTGGTGGATGGCAAGGGCTGAGAACCCGGCCTGAGATCGTTGCACTCTACCCGGTTACAGATGGGTCAACTGATGCGAGGGCTTTGTTTCATACGGATGAGCAAAACTTGGACATAGAGGATATTGCTATTTTCCAGGATGGTTATGCCGTAAAGAAATATAAAAATGTCACCAGGGACGGACAGCGTGGTTCCAGTCCAGGCACTGATATCGTGGATACCGACTTCCCAATGTTCCGTCTGGGCGATGTTTACCTGATGTATGCAGAGGCCGTACTTCGTGGAGGTAGTGGAGGCAGCCAAGCACAAGCCTTGGCTTATGTCAATATGCTTAGAGAAAGGGCCTATGGTGATGCTTCTGGGAATATCACGGCAGGTGAGCTGACATTGGATTTTATTTTGGATGAGCGTGCAAGGGAGCTGAAGTGGGAAGCGCACCGAAGGACTGACCTGATCAGGTTTGACCGGTTTACTGGCAATGATTATACTTGGCAGTGGAAAGGTGGAATTTTTGAAGGGAAGTCAGTGGAGAGCTACAGGAGGCTTTATCCTTTGCCAGTGGCTGACCTGACAGCCAATCCCAAACTCAAGCAAAATGACGGTTATTAA